AGCAAATGAAGTATATCTTCATTCACCTCTGGATCGCACTGGCACGATGGACTCGCCTTGCACTTGAATTTGTGCAAGTAGTATGCGAATCCACCGTGTCCCGATAGAACTTGTGTTGTGGTCGAGTCCAGTTTTATCGTCCGTATGATTTTGTAGGCGTTCCTGACGTCTGGCAGAAAAGCTTTTGTTGTGTTGGCGGTGTCGCCTTCACTATATCTCTTCTGCCAGACGTCAAGGGTAGCTTGTCTGATTTGTCTTTTAACATACGAAACGGGGCAGGCGTCGTAATCCGCTTTGCTCTTTTTGTGGAGAGCTGCCTGTTTGGCCAGCTCGTCAGCGCGTTCGTTGCCCTCGATGCCCACGTGAGCTTTTAtccaatacagtcgtatttccttGCCTTGTTGGCGGAGGTTTGCTATTTGCTTCCTTATTGCAAAGGCCAAGGGGTGAAATGACCTGTGGTTTCTCAGCAAGTCCAGTGACGACCTGGAGTCGCTGAGAATGCACACCTCATCGTCCTTCCCCTTGGAGAATTTTTCAATTGCCCTTCGGAGAGCAAATAACTCCGCTTGAAACACGGTACAGTAAGGCTCGAGTCTCAGCTTCATGGAAGCCGTCTCCTTTCCATCTTTCCATATTGAAATGGCCGCTCCGACTTTGTCCTCAATCTTACTCCCGTCGGTAAAAATGAGAGTGCCTTGCAGGTTGTGTGCCTCGACGGTTTCAGGTTGAAGATCTTCAAGGTTGGAATAATCGACGGCAATGGTTTCCGCTGGATGCTCGGCCTCCAGGAAGCTGATTCTTTCCTCTAATTTCCTGTCTTCAGGTAGGCATCGAAGGGGACGACCGCGCTTCGCTTCGTACAGTTGAGCGTGCTCAGAGATTCGCAAGTCCAAAGGAATCAGTCCGGCCAGAACTAGCGCCGCGTGCAGTGATACCGTCCTATAGGACTTGCAAATCTTTTGAGCGAAGCCTCGTTGTATTGTGTTAAGTTGCTTTTGGACAGTTATCTTCTCGGCAGCTTTGGCCCAAACGCTAGCAGCATACATAACAATTGGCTCGATGACGGCCACGTAAATCGTTCTTATGACTTCCGGGTTTAATCCCCACGTAGTCCTGGCCGTTCGGGCCAattgtttgtaaatatttaaagcttTGACTGCAGTGTTTGCTACGTGTTTATTAAAGGTTAGTTTCTCGTCTATTGTTAGGCCTAGTATTTTGATTTCTTTAGTGAGTAAGATTTCTGTGCCGTTCATCTTTAAATTTGGTGTTTGGTATTTAAGTTTCTTCGTCAGGATCATGGCATGGGTTTTTTGCGctgcaaattttaatttgttttctgCACCCCAAGCGTTTATAAGGTCCAAGGTTTCGTTTGCCTTATTTTGGATGCACTGCGAGTCCTTCCCGGAAAACACAAGAACGACGTCGTCCGCGAAGGCCTGGCAGTATACCCCTTTTTGTCCAGATCATTGAGTAGAGGGTTCAACAGGAGGTTCCAAAAGATGGGTCCCCCTATCGAACCCTGCACGCAGCCCTTTGTTGTCGGTTTTATAACCGTTTTGCCCGCGTAGGTCACTTGGACCTGCCTGTTTTCGAAATAACTGTTTATCAGGCGTTTTAAGTTTTTGGGGCAGTTCATTTTATGAAGCTGATCCTTAATGGCCGGCCACCAGGCGCTGTCAAAGGCGCCCTCTATGTCTAGTGAAACCAGGGTAACAATGTTCTTGTTGTTTATCTGTTCCCTTATATGGTTCACCAGATCACAGAGAGCGTCCTCCGTGCTGCGCTGGGGGACGAAGCCATATTGCCTGGTGTTTAATTTTGGCAAGATGTGATATTTTAGCCTACTTATAAGCATCTTTTCCAGTATTTTGCCGAAGATTGACAAGAGCCCTATTGGTCTGTAAGATTTGGGATGGTTGTAGTCTGTTTTGCCCGGCTTTCTTAATACGACAATCGTGGCCACCTTCCAAAGACTCGGGAACAGAGACAACTCCAAACATTTATTCGCTATACTCAGGAAAAGCCCCGGGTCGTGGTTTATGGCGGCGGTGCAGATATCTGCCGTGAGCCCGTCCGAACCCGGAGCCTTTTTTGGGTTGAAGCTATTTACTGCGTGCTGTAGTTCAGTTTCGGTAAAGTAAGGATCGTCTATGCCCCCGTCGCTTTGGATGGATGTGCGCCCTCTGATTTCGGTGTGTTTCGGGGTGTCTTCCAGGACGTTGTCATCGGGGAAGAAGGTCGATGTTATGTATTCGGCAGAGTCTGCGGGACTGAGTGCGACTCCGTCTTTAACCATGGGCTTGTCGTCCGTTCTCCTTtgtgtagatcttataactctATACACTCCGTCCCACAGACTCTCCCGATCCTGTTTGGTGCAGAACTGCTTCCAGCTGGTGGTTTGTGCGTGCTTTGCTTCCTCTTCgtatatttgttttgtttctaCGTAATCTTTTACAACATGTGCACGACGGGAGGGAGCAGCGCATCTGATTCTCCTTTTTTTTGTAGTTACTTCTCTTTTCAGGAGTTCAAGTTTAGCAGTCCACCATGGTAACTTAAAATGGTCTTTAGGTTTTAGTTTTGGGATGGACCTATTGCATGCATTTATGACATTTTCTACGTATTTACCAACTAATTCGTCTAAGtcctttttatttaatatttgtcTCACTTTGGTCTTATCTATGTCTGTCTCTTTTAATTGTTTATCGAGTTCTTTCTTAAAGATGGTCCATTTCGCTTTATTGGTAAAGTATTGTCTTGTAGTTAAAGTTTTGTTGTGTGTAGTTGGTTTTTCTAattgtaaattgaatttaattgtATTGTGGTCAGAGCTGGTAAAGCCCTGATCCACTGTCCAACCGTCGACTTTACCCAGAAGGTCGACACTGCACGTTGTAATGTCGACCCTGCTgctatatattttgttgttcctgACAGTTAAGAATGTGGGCTCGCTCCCGTCGTTCAATATTTGCAGGTCAAGCTCGTCTAAGAAAGAAGCCAGCTCTGCTCCCCTATGGTTCTCTTCCGAGCTACCCCACCAGGTGCTCCAGGCGTTGACGTCTCCGCCAAAGATAATGTTACTTGACCCTTTTTTGGTGATTATCTTGCGTAAGTGCTCCAAGTAAGGTTCGAGGGGTTGGTCTTCTTCGAGGTAGGCCGATATAAGGTTAACTACACGATCTTTGGTCTTGATGGCAACGTAGGCGATGTTTTCTGTCGTCAGGAATGGGTCTTCGTGGATTTCCCAGTTCTGGTTATGCACCAAGATCGCTGCCTTTACCGGCTTACCTCGATCTTTTGTTTTTTGAATAACTCTAGTTCCTGAATACTGGCCCACTATCCCCTCGGCCCCCACATAGGGTTCTTGTATTAGGGAGACGTCAACCCCACTGTCTCTGGCTCCTTTCAGCAGCTCCTGGGTAGCTAGCTTCTTCCTTTGCAGGTTCGCCTGTATTACCGTTATCCCATTGACCACTTTAGCAGTATGAGACACTAGAGCGAGCTATAGTGTCCCATTTTTTCCTGATGGGGCACTCTAGATCGAATGCGCTGTGTTCCGTCCTCTCCAGCTTCGCTATGTGGCAGTTTCTGCAACAGGCCACGTCACCGACGGTCCACGAGGGGCAGGTCGAACGGAGGTGCGGCCCAGCACAGTGACTGCACCTGTCCTCTGCTTCTTTGCACTGGCGGCGGCTGTGGCCGAAGCCGAGGCACCGCGTGCACTGGACCAGAGGAGACTGGTCGAGGACGAAGCACCGCTGGAGGTCTATGTGCACCCTTCCCTGACTTGTCAATCTCTGCCATACTTTGGGTGATACTTGCATCACCATGTGACACTCGTGGGGATTCCTGGCAGGCCTGCGGTATTTCGGGACTACCCGGTACTCGCTATCGGGAATGCCCACGAGCGCATCTGCATTCTGGGTTTTTATTGAGGCTACCACCTCGTCGTCGGTGTTGTACGACAGCATGTTCTTGATGACGATAAGAGGGTCCTTGTTTTTAGCCTCGTTAATCTGTAGGCAGTCATCCACTTTCAGCTTGTCGGTCAAGCGGGTTAGTGAGTCTTTGGATTCGCAGCTTATTACTACCTTTTGGTTTCTGGCTTTGCGGATCCTTTCCACCCTGACTCCACTAgctctcgcgtctgcggcaccTCGGATTCTCTTGAGTACATCGTCGCTCGTGTCTTTCTCGTCCTTCGAGGATACGATAATCGAGTGATTTGGGTTAGGTATTGACTTAGGCTTCGGGCCCGCTGCAACCTCGGCGTATGTCACACTTCTCCTACTCTCTTCGACAACAGCCGCTAGCTGGCTGCTGGCTTCATTGAGCCGTTTGGTAATTTCCATGGCCAGAGGGAGCGGCTGCTGTTGACTGGTCTTGGAGAGTGCATCCAGTACGTCGAAGTTCACGATCTGACGCAGTGATTTTACCTCGCTTAGCACCTCCGCGATAGGGGCTCTTATGTCCACTGCTTTGACGCCCTCCACGAGCTCTTCCAGTCGTGCGGTCTGCTGTTTTTCTAGGCTCAATGCCTGAGACGTCGCCTGGGAGCGGGCCCGCTCCAGCTGCAACTGCAGAGTCTGTCGGGACTCACTGAGCCGCAGAACTATTTCATATAGTCCTGCGAGGTTCTCCAGAACCTTCTCCTTGATGGAGGTTTTTTAGATTCCCCGACTGTTCCATTTGTTCCTTCGCTTCCTGAAGAAGGCGGTTCGCTGCAGCTGGAAGGGTCGAAAGAGCGGCCTGTGTAGGCTCGCCAGACGACGCCCTACTAGACACACTCGGGGTCGGTGACGACTGGCTGGAGGTCTTTGATGCGGGGGCTTCGCCACCTGAAGGCTTGGGGGCTTCGCTGCCCGAAGGCTTAGGGTCTTCGGCGCTAACCGAGCGAAGAAGCACTTTCCTTCCTAAGGGCACGgttttctttgattttgcgcCTGGCGCGTTGCCCGACATGGCGTCTGAGATATAAAAATCAGATTTAATGTGAGTTTTTAGTGATTCCTAAGTCGGTGTTTTAGTGTAGAGAGCCGTGAGTAAATAAAATGGGCCCTCTGTACTGCCAGACACAGGACTGCAAAATCAGAATTTCGAATTACCCAGTCCCAAATTCCGCGGCTCTCACGTCGGTACTGCTGGTTACCACCTCAGTTtagcgttttccgcgcgaaaattgtcggaaaagcggtcaggcgcacggtcctcacgc
The window above is part of the Maniola hyperantus chromosome 27, iAphHyp1.2, whole genome shotgun sequence genome. Proteins encoded here:
- the LOC138404348 gene encoding uncharacterized protein, which translates into the protein MNGTEILLTKEIKILGLTIDEKLTFNKHVANTAVKALNIYKQLARTARTTWGLNPEVIRTIYVAVIEPIVMYAASVWAKAAEKITVQKQLNTIQRGFAQKICKSYRTVSLHAALVLAGLIPLDLRISEHAQLYEAKRGRPLRCLPEDRKLEERISFLEAEHPAETIAVDYSNLEDLQPETVEAHNLQGTLIFTDGSKIEDKVGAAISIWKDGKETASMKLRLEPYCTVFQAELFALRRAIEKFSKGKDDEVCILSDSRSSLDLLRNHRSFHPLAFAIRKQIANLRQQGKEIRLYWIKAHVGIEGNERADELAKQAALHKKSKADYDACPVSYVKRQIRQATLDVWQKRYSEGDTANTTKAFLPDVRNAYKIIRTIKLDSTTTQVLSGHGGFAYYLHKFKCKASPSCQCDPEVNEDILHLLLDCPRFAKIRFETEILLDDNITLGTINKFLENKDKRDIFLKFCKYIAEKIIRQNK